Part of the Streptomyces sp. WMMC500 genome is shown below.
TCCCGCCGCACGGCGCCCCATCCGGCGCCTCCACCGCGGGTTGTCAGTGCCGGGCGCTACCGTTGCGACGCAATGAAGAACCTCCTGCCACGGAGAGACCGTGGCCGCCGAGTCCAGAGGAGGTGGGTTCCACAATGCGTCACTACGAGGTGATGGTCATCCTCGACCCCGATCTCGAGGAGCGTGCAGTCTCCCCGTTGATCGAGTCCTTCCTGTCCGTGATCCGTGAGGCCAAGGGCAAGGTGGAGAAGGTCGACACCTGGGGCCGTCGTCGTCTCGCTTACGAGATCAAGAAGAAGCCCGAGGGCATCTACTCGGTCATCGACATCCAGGCCGAGGCCGATGTCGTCAAGGAGCTCGACCGGCAGATGAACCTCAACGAGTCGGTGCTGCGGACCAAGGTCCTGCGCCCCGCAATCCACTGACGACAACCGACGAGTACACCACGTACGAGTAACCGAACCGACAAGCCAGACCGCACCACCCGGCAGCAACCGCGAGAGGTCAAGACATGGCAGGCGAGACCGTCATCACCGTCGTCGGAAACCTGACCGATGACCCCGAGCTGCGCTTCACGCCGTCCGGCGCGGCCGTCGCGAACTTCACGATCGCGTCGACGCCCCGGACGTTCGACCGGCAGACCAACGAGTGGAAGGACGGCGACCCGCTGTTCCTCCGCGCGTCGATCTGGCGCCAGGCAGCGGAGAACGTCGCCGAGTCGCTGACGCGTGGCACGCGCGTGGTTGCCCAGGGCCGGCTCCGCCAGCGTTCGTACGAGACCCAGCAGGGCGAGAAGCGGACCGTGGTGGAGCTGGAGGTCGACGAGATCGGCCCCGCGCTCCGGTACGCCACGGCCAAGGTCACCAAGACCACCGGCAGGGGCGGCCAGGGCGGCGGCTTCGGCGGCGGTGGCGGCGGCCAGCAGGGCGGCCAGGGCGGTGGCTGGGGCGGAAGCCCCGGCGGCGGTCAGGGCGGCCAGGGTGGCGGCGGCCCGCAGGGCGACCCGTGGGCCACGTCCGGCGGCGGTCAGCAGGGCGGTCAGGGCGGCGGCTGGGGTGGGAACTCCGGCGGCGGCCAGGGCGGCCAGGGTGGCCAGGGCGGCGGTTACTCGGACGAGCCCCCGTTCTGATCCCGGGCCTCCCGGGGCGTGACGAGGGTGCTCGTACACCACACTTCTTGATCACTGGAGCAAAGACATCATGGCGAAGCCGCCTCCGCGCAAGCCGAAGAAGAAGGTTTGCGTCTTCTGCAAGGAGAAGATCTCCTACGTCGACTACAAGGACACGAACCTGCTGCGGAAGTTCATCTCCGACCGCGGCAAGATCCGTGCCCGCCGGGTCACCGGCAACTGCACCCAGCACCAGCGCGATGTCGCCACGGCCGTGAAGAACAGCCGGGAGATGGCGCTGCTGCCCTACACCTCGACCGCGCGCTGACTGGGAGGGTGAGCGAAGTATGAAGATCATCCTCAAGGGTGAGGTCTCCGGCCTCGGTGCCGCGGGCGATGTCGTCGAGGTCAAGGACGGGTACGCCCGCAACTACCTGATCCCCAACGGGCTGGCGATCCGCTGGACCCGCGGCGGGGAGAAGGACGTCGCGCAGATCCGCCGCGGCCGCAAGCTGCGCGAGATCGCCTCGGTCGAGCAGGCCAACGCCGTCAAGTCGGAGCTGGAGGGCGTGCAGGTGCGCCTGTCCACGCGCGCCGGCGCCAGCGGCCGCCTCTTCGGCGCCGTCACCCCCGCCGACATCGCCACGGCGATCAAGCGGGCCGGCGGCCCGGACGTGGACAAGCGGCGCATCGAGCTGTCCGCGCCGATCAAGAGCCTCGGCGCCCACCAGGTGTCCGTGCGGCTGCACCCCGAGGTCGACGCGAAGGTCGGCGTCGAGGTCGTGGCCGGCTGACGCACCGTCCGGCAACGGGCAGAACGAAGAACGGGCCGCAACCCCCGCGGGGGTTGCGGCCCGTTCGCGTACGGACGTACGGAACCGGGCCCGGCCCGCGAACCGGGGCCCCGGCAGCCGAGGGCGTCGGCCGGTCCGGGCCGCTACGCCCGTACCCCTCCGCCCGTACCGCTACGCCCGTACGGCGCCCGTGACCAGCCACCGCCCCGACCGCGCGCGCAGCCACAGCGTCGCCAGCCGGGTCAGCATCATCAGCCCCATCGACCACCACAGCGCCGTCAGCCCCCCGCCCAGCGCCGGGACCGCCAGCGCCACCGGCGCGAAGACCGCCAGCGTCAGCAGCATCGCCCACGCCAGATACGGCCCGTCACCCGCGCCCATGAGCACGCCGTCGAGCACGAACACCACCCCCGCCAGCGGCTGCGTCACCGCGACGACCAGCAGCGCCGGCAGCAGCACGTCGTGCACCCCCGCGTCGTCCGTGAACAGCGGCAGGATCAGCGGCCGGGCGGCCACCACCAGCACGCCCAGCACCGCGCCGGTCGCCACCCCCCACTGCACCATCCGCCGGCACGCCTCCCGCGCGCCGTCCGCGTCCCCCGCGCCCAGATACCGGCCGATGATCGCCTGCCCGGCTATCGCTATCGCGTCCAGCGCGAAGGCCAGCAGCGACCAGATGCTCAGCACCACCTGGTGCGCGGCGACCGACTCGTCCCCGAGCCCGGCCGCCACCGCCGTCGCGATCAGCAGCACGGCGCGCAGCGACAGCGTACGGATCAGCAGCGGCACCCCGGCCCGCGCGGAGGCCCGTATGCCGCCGGGGTGCGGGCGCAGCGCGGCGCCGTGGCGGCGGGCCCCGCGCACGACGACGGCCAGGTACACCGCCGCCATCCCCCACTGCGCGAGCACGGTGCCCCAGGCGGAGCCGGCGATGCCGAGGCCGGCGCCGTAGACGAGGGTGACGTTCAGGACGGCGTTGGCGGTGAACCCGCCGACGGCGACGTACAGCGGCGTGCGGGTGTCCTGCAGGCCGCGCAGCACGCCGGTGGCGGCGAAGACGACGAGCATGGCGGGGATGCCGAAGGCGCTGACGCGCAGATACGTGACCGCGTGCGGCGCGGCGGTGTCCGAGGCGCCGAAGAGCCCGACGAGGCCGGGCGCGGTGGGGACGGTGACGGCGACGAGCGCGGCGCCGAGCAGCACGGCGAGCCAGATGCCGTCGACGCCCTGCCGGATCGCGGAGCGCAGGTCGCCGGCGCCGACCCGGCGGGCGACGGCGGCGGTGGTGGCGTAGGCAAGGAAGACGAAGACGCTCACGGCGGTGGTGAGGAGCGCGGCCGCGACGCCGAGTCCGGCGAGCTGCGGGGTGCCGAGGTGGCCGACGACGGCGCTGTCGG
Proteins encoded:
- the rpsF gene encoding 30S ribosomal protein S6; this translates as MRHYEVMVILDPDLEERAVSPLIESFLSVIREAKGKVEKVDTWGRRRLAYEIKKKPEGIYSVIDIQAEADVVKELDRQMNLNESVLRTKVLRPAIH
- a CDS encoding single-stranded DNA-binding protein, translated to MAGETVITVVGNLTDDPELRFTPSGAAVANFTIASTPRTFDRQTNEWKDGDPLFLRASIWRQAAENVAESLTRGTRVVAQGRLRQRSYETQQGEKRTVVELEVDEIGPALRYATAKVTKTTGRGGQGGGFGGGGGGQQGGQGGGWGGSPGGGQGGQGGGGPQGDPWATSGGGQQGGQGGGWGGNSGGGQGGQGGQGGGYSDEPPF
- the rpsR gene encoding 30S ribosomal protein S18, yielding MAKPPPRKPKKKVCVFCKEKISYVDYKDTNLLRKFISDRGKIRARRVTGNCTQHQRDVATAVKNSREMALLPYTSTAR
- the rplI gene encoding 50S ribosomal protein L9 encodes the protein MKIILKGEVSGLGAAGDVVEVKDGYARNYLIPNGLAIRWTRGGEKDVAQIRRGRKLREIASVEQANAVKSELEGVQVRLSTRAGASGRLFGAVTPADIATAIKRAGGPDVDKRRIELSAPIKSLGAHQVSVRLHPEVDAKVGVEVVAG
- a CDS encoding MATE family efflux transporter, which gives rise to MHDVPAPTAADQGPPGERRRRSRRRHDREIVALAVPAFGALVAEPLFVLADSAVVGHLGTPQLAGLGVAAALLTTAVSVFVFLAYATTAAVARRVGAGDLRSAIRQGVDGIWLAVLLGAALVAVTVPTAPGLVGLFGASDTAAPHAVTYLRVSAFGIPAMLVVFAATGVLRGLQDTRTPLYVAVGGFTANAVLNVTLVYGAGLGIAGSAWGTVLAQWGMAAVYLAVVVRGARRHGAALRPHPGGIRASARAGVPLLIRTLSLRAVLLIATAVAAGLGDESVAAHQVVLSIWSLLAFALDAIAIAGQAIIGRYLGAGDADGAREACRRMVQWGVATGAVLGVLVVAARPLILPLFTDDAGVHDVLLPALLVVAVTQPLAGVVFVLDGVLMGAGDGPYLAWAMLLTLAVFAPVALAVPALGGGLTALWWSMGLMMLTRLATLWLRARSGRWLVTGAVRA